A section of the Babesia microti strain RI chromosome I, complete genome genome encodes:
- a CDS encoding ubiquitin-conjugating enzyme E2 variant (overlaps_old_locusTagID:BBM_I00410), whose translation MDEVIVPRSFRLLDELEKGQKGLASDGVSFGLQEADDITLTNWSCTILGYPGTNFENRIYCLSLICGDNYPDEPPIVKFLTKISLRCVDPQGNVIKSLCPVLASWNRNFTIESILTCLRKEMAQVHNRRLAQPPEGDMY comes from the exons ATGGATGAG GTTATTGTGCCTAGGAGCTTTAGATTGTTGGACGAGTTAGAGAAGGGTCAGAAGGGGTTGGCTAGTGATGGTGTATCCTTTGGACTACAGGAAGCGGATGACATAACACTAACCAATTGGTCATGCACGATTTTGGGTTATCCAGGA ACAAACTTTGAAAATCGTATTTACTGCCTCTCCCTTATATGCGGAGATAACTACCCTGATGAGCCTCCGATTGTGAAgtttttgacaaaaatttcGCTCCGATGTGTCGATCCCCAAGGCAAC GTTATAAAAAGTCTGTGCCCGGTTCTTGCTTCTTGGAACAGAAATTTCACAATTGAATCAATACTGACATGCTTACGGAAGGAAATGGCCCAAGTTCACAACCGTCGTCTGGCACAGCCTCCGGAAGGGGATATGTATTAG
- a CDS encoding hypothetical protein (overlaps_old_locusTagID:BBM_I00400), with amino-acid sequence MGYNSDCRAKKNEVKCDGNNKNLNPDFLSRYVEAGRVSINRNVIAKCLEFYEISLLNYFVKDSHTFEPIQLNTNYVPRPADQSSPSASQVDTLSWCSHQIEMEGLGPRTRQNDNYARSPLYDHVNKLANLYRKQPRELPPIDFNQITPPQELDELLCTISICCKYYIADCLKRAQEDALAHGSTVVTARRIYEAARRGNSQL; translated from the exons ATGGGATATAACAGTGACTGTAGAGCCAAAAAAAATGAAGTTAAGTGCGATGGAAACAATAAAAACCTGAATCCTGATTTTTTAAGTAGATATGTAGAAGCGGGGAGGGTATCTATAAATCGCAACGTCATAGCAAAGTGCCTGGAGTTTTACGAAATATCtctattgaattatttcGTGAAAGATTCACACACTTTTGAACCCATACAACTAAACACAAATTATGTTCCCCGCCCAGCGGATCAATCGAGTCCATCGGCAAGTCAAGTAGACACTTTATCATGGTGCAGCCATCAAATTGAAATGGAAGGCTTAGGTCCTAGGACTCGCCAAAATGATAACTATGCACGTAGTCCACTTTACGACCACGTAAACAAATTGGCTAATCTATATAGAAAACAGCCGCGCGAATTACCCCCTATTGATTTTAACCAAATTACTCCTCCGCAGGAACTGGACGAGCTACTATGTACAATTAGCATTTGCTGCAAGTATTACATAGCAG ATTGCCTTAAAAGGGCTCAGGAAGATGCCTTAGCTCATGGCTCAACAGTGGTAACGGCGAGGCGCATATACGAAGCGGCCAGAAGGGGTAATTCCCAGCTGTGA
- a CDS encoding DnaJ homolog subfamily C member 8 (overlaps_old_locusTagID:BBM_I00405) → MNASGNNEKDGANDKPESDDQYSEPNYRKLDSQDNHSSNTSNSNNDENNIGDVDEIFGSFMNEIDSIRNSKNESRLDKKMDSNGHVIRLISQAFPSPYQVLGVGPDATIDDIKREFRNISRYIHPDKCRHPRAQEAFHILKKAYEDIHKEEIREKYKTVFDFARKIVYKKHGIKPSANNIDLVLAGFGPEGQKAMEKEIYAECDAILQRQADRKEYAERTLKANIEYEKRKISEIMLLERIQMYERMEWDKTIDMRVNSWRNFQDQVDTKQVKFNAFRGVDTKKEERSAQHQEALKHVTKRRKY, encoded by the exons ATGAATGCTTCTGGTAATAATGAGAAGGACGGTGCTAATGATAAGCCTGAATCTGATGATCAATATTCAGAACCAAATTACAGGAAATTAGATTCACAAGATAATCACAGTTCAAATACTAGCAATTCTAAcaatgatgaaaataatattggtGATGTCGACGAAATCTTCGGCAGTTTTATGAATGAAATAGATAGTATACGAAATA GTAAAAATGAGAGTCGattggataaaaaaatGGACTCAAACGGTCATGTAATCCGACTCATATCGCAAGCGTTCCCCTCTCCCTATCAAGTTTTGGGAGTCGGCCCTGATGCcacaattgatgatatcaAAAGGGAATTTAGGAAT atttcCCGCTACATACACCCCGATAAATGCCGCCACCCCAGGGCTCAAGAGGCTTTTCACA ttttaaAAAAGGCGTATGAGGATATTCACAAAGAAGAGATTAGGGAAAAGTACAAGACTGTGTTTGATTTCGCTCGTAAAATTGTGTACAAGAAACATGGCATTAAACCATCCGCTAACAACATAG ATTTGGTACTTGCTGGCTTTGGACCAGAGGGGCAGAAGGCAATGGAAAAGGAAATTTATGCCGAATGTGATGCCATATTGCAAAGGCAAGCCGACAGGAAGGAGTATGCAGAAAGAACTTTGAAGGCcaatattgaatatgaaaAGCGGAAAATAAGCGAAATCATGCTACTTGAGCGCATCCAAATGTACGAAAGAATGGAATGGGACAAAACCATTGACATGCGTGTCAACAGTTGGCGTAATTTCCAGGACCAGGTAGATACAAAGCAGGTCAAGTTCAACGCCTTTAGGGGCGTGGATACCAAGAAAGAGGAAAGGTCGGCACAGCATCAAGAAGCGCTCAAACACGTTACCAAGAGACGCAAATATTAG
- a CDS encoding NLI interacting factor-like phosphatase (overlaps_old_locusTagID:BBM_I00415) → MPTTYSTIIQPLTHLQPQPQIQSETKPKVEANRPTFQTQLKKFLTSEKPVTSGKKKFTLVLDLDETLIHSEFVTDGNHSFSTTIKNDTENQTIYVYKRPYADEFLEQVAKLFEVVIFTAGSEPYAKAVIDILDKNKVVSKCYYRDSCLSYRNCYVKDLRILNIPLSNIAIVDNSPISYCIQPKNAIPITTWINDPNDTELLNLLPFLKRASMSESFVAALEENDLLEYGFIISPGAKIKHKIDPYIIL, encoded by the coding sequence ATGCCAACTACATACTCCACAATTATTCAACCACTCACACATTTACAACCACAGCCTCAAATTCAATCAGAAACCAAACCAAAAGTTGAGGCCAATCGACCAACTTTTCAAACTCAGCTAAAAAAATTTCTGACAAGTGAAAAGCCAGTTACCTCTGGTAAGAAAAAGTTCACCCTGGTGCTGGATCTGGATGAAACTCTGATCCACTCTGAGTTTGTTACTGACGGCAACCACTCCTTTTCCACTACTATCAAGAATGATACCGAAAATCAGACTATTTATGTATACAAAAGACCATATGCTGATGAATTCCTAGAGCAAGTGGCTAAGCTTTTCGAAGTGGTCATTTTTACTGCAGGATCTGAGCCATATGCCAAGGCGGTTATCGACATTCTTGACAAGAACAAGGTCGTATCCAAATGCTATTACCGCGATTCATGTTTATCATATCGTAATTGCTATGTCAAAGACCTACGCATACTAAACATACCTCTATCAAACATTGCAATTGTGGACAATTCACCTATATCGTATTGTATACAACCAAAAAACGCTATACCAATAACTACGTGGATAAATGACCCAAACGACACTGAGTTACTAAACCTACTCCCCTTCCTTAAGAGAGCTTCTATGTCCGAGTCCTTCGTTGCCGCTTTGGAGGAAAACGACCTTTTAGAATATGGATTTATTATTTCCCCCGGTGCAAAGATTAAACATAAGATTGACCcctacattatattatga